A genomic window from Pirellulales bacterium includes:
- a CDS encoding hydantoinase B/oxoprolinase family protein — translation MQSSAWEFWIDVGGTFTDCFARRPDGTLARLKLLSSGVTKGSAGDGSSRTEIFDSLRAVDPANFWAGYTLRLLSPTGDVVAERRVRESDAGCLKLDAPLPVDATPGQAYELASGEEAPIVAIRYLLGLSLSSQIPHVVVRLGTTRGTNALITRRGARTAFVTTRGFGDILAIGYQNRPRLFDVAIKKRVPLFADVVEIDERVTVDGEVMRSPDPDLVKQQFRELRGRGIDSLAICLLHAYRIAAHEEQVAELAREAGFAEISTSSRVAPLVKIVARGDTTVMDAYLNPILRDYVGLLRGSLPSADLRIMTSAGGLVAAENFVGKDSILSGPAGGVVGFSRAAESAGFTQAIGFDMGGTSTDVSRFDGRFELEYETEKAGVRVVAPMMAIETVAAGGGSICAFDGAKLVVGPQSAGAAPGPACYGRGGPLTVTDVNFYLGKILPEHFPFPLDHAAVAARLKALIDEIERVAARRYTPIELCDGFLQVANANMVKAIQSISIAKGCDPREYVLVAFGGAAGQHACAVADELGMRQVLLHPDAGILSAYGIGAADVVRHAAQGVYDHYSEDRVQQLAATFAELVAGARDEVLAEGIAPDRVSVRRSLDLRYQGLDASLTIAEPRQGTYAEAYAAEHEKLYGYRSDGRVMEIVALRVEAVGHTVPPEEPSTHAPHRAAPAEREANVYFEAQQCHANVFDRARLQPGDQITGPAVVHEGMSTTIIDPGWQGEVLSRGELVLTRVARKKESERSEGDTDNRAIDCDPATLEVFNNRFAAIAEQMGITLRNTASSVNVKERLDFSCAVFTAAGDLVVNAPHIPVHLGAMGETVRCILADNPALRPRDVFVTNDPYRGGSHLPDVTVVTPLFDAAGTQLLFFTASRAHHAEIGGIVPGSMPPFSRNLAEEGVLVRNFKLVDAGESRLEEFGRLLSSGRYPTRKVADNLADVAAQVAANQQGARDLARLVERHSLPVVQAYMRYIQNAAEQKMRQALAKLPSGRHRFEDHLDDGSAIVATIDIAGDRATIDFTGTGPVLVGNLNANRAIVTAAVMYFLRSLIDEDIPLNQGVLAPVTIALPECLLNPTPGATPAVSPAVVGGNVETSQRVVDVLLGALQVAAASQGTMNNVLFGDSTFGYYETICGGAGATPEADGADAVHTHMTNTRLTDPEVLEQRYPVRLQEFSIRRGSGGAGQHRGGDGIVRRIEFLRRLEVSILSQRRGPYPPYGLAGGAPGQLGRNTLRRADGTHDELAAQVQFTAKPGDVLSIETPGGGGWGAKDG, via the coding sequence ATGCAATCAAGCGCTTGGGAATTCTGGATTGACGTTGGTGGTACGTTCACCGATTGCTTTGCACGGCGTCCGGATGGCACGCTTGCGCGCCTTAAGTTGTTGAGCTCGGGCGTGACGAAGGGATCGGCTGGGGACGGTTCGTCGCGCACAGAGATCTTCGATTCGTTGCGCGCCGTCGATCCGGCGAATTTTTGGGCCGGCTATACGCTGCGGCTGTTGAGCCCGACGGGCGACGTGGTGGCGGAACGTCGGGTGCGCGAAAGCGATGCAGGCTGTCTGAAACTTGACGCGCCGCTGCCCGTGGATGCCACTCCGGGGCAAGCGTACGAGCTCGCCTCGGGCGAGGAAGCGCCGATCGTGGCGATACGCTACTTGCTGGGGCTGTCGCTTAGTTCCCAGATTCCTCACGTCGTGGTGCGTTTGGGAACCACACGGGGAACCAACGCCTTGATAACGCGACGCGGGGCGCGCACGGCGTTTGTGACGACCCGTGGGTTCGGTGACATTCTGGCGATCGGCTATCAAAACCGGCCGAGACTGTTTGATGTCGCGATCAAGAAACGCGTTCCTCTGTTCGCAGATGTTGTCGAAATCGACGAGCGTGTGACCGTCGACGGCGAGGTAATGCGATCGCCAGACCCCGATTTGGTAAAGCAGCAGTTCCGCGAGCTGCGCGGCCGTGGCATCGATTCGTTGGCGATTTGCCTGCTGCACGCCTATCGCATTGCTGCACATGAAGAACAGGTCGCGGAGTTGGCGCGCGAGGCAGGCTTTGCCGAAATCAGCACCAGTAGTCGCGTGGCGCCGCTGGTTAAGATTGTTGCCCGCGGTGACACAACCGTGATGGACGCCTACTTAAATCCGATCCTGCGCGATTACGTGGGTTTGCTGCGAGGCTCGCTCCCCTCGGCCGATTTGCGGATCATGACCTCGGCCGGAGGGTTGGTCGCGGCCGAAAATTTCGTCGGCAAGGACAGCATCCTGTCCGGACCGGCCGGCGGCGTGGTCGGTTTCTCGCGCGCGGCGGAAAGCGCGGGCTTCACGCAGGCCATCGGCTTCGACATGGGGGGGACGAGCACCGACGTATCGCGCTTCGACGGCCGATTCGAACTCGAGTACGAGACTGAAAAAGCGGGCGTGCGGGTCGTCGCGCCGATGATGGCGATCGAAACCGTGGCCGCGGGCGGTGGGTCGATTTGCGCCTTTGACGGGGCAAAGTTGGTCGTCGGACCGCAGAGCGCCGGAGCCGCACCGGGCCCGGCCTGTTACGGTCGCGGCGGACCGCTAACCGTGACGGACGTGAACTTTTACCTGGGCAAGATTCTGCCAGAGCATTTTCCGTTTCCGCTCGATCACGCGGCGGTCGCAGCGCGACTGAAAGCGCTAATCGACGAAATCGAGCGTGTGGCGGCGCGTCGCTACACACCGATTGAACTGTGTGACGGTTTTCTGCAGGTCGCGAACGCCAACATGGTGAAGGCGATTCAATCGATTTCGATCGCCAAGGGATGCGATCCTCGCGAGTATGTCCTGGTGGCGTTCGGCGGGGCGGCGGGACAACACGCCTGCGCCGTGGCCGACGAACTTGGTATGCGCCAGGTGCTGTTGCATCCTGATGCGGGCATCTTGAGCGCTTATGGCATCGGTGCCGCCGACGTGGTGCGCCACGCTGCGCAGGGCGTTTACGATCATTATTCGGAAGATCGCGTGCAGCAACTGGCAGCAACGTTTGCCGAACTGGTCGCGGGCGCGCGCGACGAAGTGCTGGCCGAGGGGATCGCGCCGGATCGCGTCAGCGTGCGACGATCGCTTGACCTGCGCTACCAGGGGTTAGATGCCTCGCTGACGATTGCCGAGCCCCGCCAGGGAACATACGCCGAAGCGTACGCCGCTGAACATGAGAAGCTGTACGGCTATCGCAGCGACGGTCGGGTGATGGAAATCGTGGCGTTGCGGGTCGAGGCCGTGGGGCATACTGTCCCGCCCGAGGAGCCTTCGACGCATGCACCGCACCGCGCCGCGCCGGCCGAGCGAGAGGCCAATGTGTACTTCGAGGCGCAGCAGTGCCATGCGAATGTTTTTGATCGCGCGCGGTTGCAGCCGGGGGATCAGATCACGGGGCCGGCCGTGGTACACGAAGGGATGTCGACGACGATCATCGATCCCGGCTGGCAGGGAGAAGTCCTCTCGCGCGGCGAATTGGTGCTGACTCGTGTGGCGCGCAAAAAGGAGAGCGAGCGATCCGAAGGCGACACGGACAACAGGGCCATCGATTGCGATCCGGCGACGCTCGAAGTTTTCAACAATCGCTTCGCCGCGATCGCCGAGCAGATGGGGATCACGCTACGCAATACGGCCAGCAGTGTGAACGTGAAGGAGCGTCTCGATTTCAGTTGCGCGGTATTCACGGCCGCGGGGGACCTGGTCGTCAATGCGCCGCACATCCCGGTACATTTGGGGGCGATGGGGGAAACGGTGCGGTGTATTTTGGCAGACAATCCCGCGCTGCGACCGCGAGACGTCTTTGTGACCAACGATCCCTATCGCGGAGGATCGCATCTGCCGGATGTCACGGTCGTCACACCCTTGTTTGACGCGGCGGGCACACAGCTCTTGTTCTTCACGGCCAGCCGCGCGCACCACGCCGAGATCGGGGGCATCGTCCCGGGCTCGATGCCGCCATTTTCTCGGAACCTGGCCGAGGAAGGGGTGCTGGTGCGGAATTTCAAACTGGTCGACGCCGGAGAATCACGGCTCGAGGAATTTGGCCGACTGCTAAGTTCCGGGCGGTATCCGACGCGCAAGGTGGCGGACAATCTGGCTGACGTCGCGGCGCAGGTGGCGGCGAATCAGCAGGGCGCGCGCGACCTGGCGCGGCTGGTCGAGCGGCATTCGCTGCCGGTCGTGCAGGCCTATATGCGATATATCCAAAACGCGGCCGAGCAGAAGATGCGGCAGGCGCTCGCGAAATTACCCAGTGGTCGACACCGCTTCGAAGACCATCTCGACGACGGTTCGGCCATCGTGGCAACGATCGATATCGCGGGAGATCGCGCGACGATCGACTTCACGGGTACCGGCCCCGTGCTGGTCGGCAACCTGAACGCGAATCGGGCGATTGTCACGGCGGCCGTGATGTATTTCTTGCGGTCGCTGATCGACGAGGACATTCCACTGAATCAGGGAGTGCTCGCGCCGGTGACGATTGCGCTGCCCGAGTGCTTGTTGAACCCGACGCCAGGCGCGACGCCCGCCGTCAGTCCGGCGGTGGTTGGTGGAAATGTCGAGACGTCGCAGCGTGTCGTGGACGTGTTGCTGGGCGCGCTTCAGGTAGCTGCCGCCAGTCAGGGGACGATGAACAACGTGTTATTCGGCGACAGCACGTTCGGATACTACGAGACGATTTGCGGCGGCGCCGGCGCGACGCCCGAGGCGGACGGCGCCGACGCCGTACACACACACATGACGAACACTCGGCTGACCGATCCCGAGGTGCTCGAACAGCGCTACCCGGTGCGGCTGCAAGAGTTCTCGATTCGGCGCGGATCGGGCGGAGCCGGCCAACATCGCGGCGGGGACGGTATCGTGCGCCGCATCGAGTTCCTGCGCCGGCTGGAAGTTTCGATCTTGTCGCAACGACGTGGGCCGTATCCGCCGTACGGCCTGGCCGGTGGCGCGCCGGGCCAACTCGGAAGGAACACGTTGCGGCGCGCCGACGGGACGCATGACGAATTGGCTGCCCAAGTGCAATTCACCGCGAAGCCGGGAGACGTGCTTTCGATCGAGACGCCAGGCGGCGGGGGCTGGGGCGCGAAGGACGGGTGA
- a CDS encoding DUF1805 domain-containing protein, which translates to MTTTTLPTARNDVLHTPHGEALGTSFRWPGGQYCAIHTSRGLVGCGIYDVAVAGEFGLVVAIARGTPAKPLCEPEDLYQAKIVEVSEPARKLGIEPGMTGLEALAKLLSSN; encoded by the coding sequence ATGACCACGACCACGCTTCCCACCGCGCGCAACGACGTTCTGCACACCCCGCACGGCGAGGCGCTGGGAACCAGCTTTCGCTGGCCCGGTGGCCAGTATTGTGCCATTCACACCAGCCGCGGGCTGGTCGGATGCGGCATTTATGATGTGGCCGTCGCGGGGGAATTCGGGCTCGTTGTTGCGATTGCACGTGGCACGCCCGCCAAACCGCTATGCGAGCCCGAGGATCTTTACCAGGCCAAGATCGTGGAAGTCAGCGAGCCCGCCCGCAAGCTCGGTATCGAGCCGGGCATGACCGGGCTCGAGGCTCTCGCCAAGCTGCTCTCGAGCAATTAA
- a CDS encoding tRNA-dihydrouridine synthase, with the protein MATITENVASETAERRPRAKPLVIGNVIVDPPVLQAPMAGFTNYAYRQIVREFGGAGLQATEMVSARGFLAKDERDGEFPDRLWGVKDEARPLAVQIWDNDPGTLAAVGARLAHEFKVSVVDINFGCPVKQVTVAAQSGSYLLKCPDRVGAIVERVSQACAPTPVTAKIRLGCTRDNINAIDVAQVIEGAGAAALTVHGRTAQDFFKGSADWDRISSIKPYLKRIPLIGNGDLDSPQKVVEALARYDVDGVMIARAALSKPWLFRQAQAALRGEPIPADPTLAEERTLLLYHYRLVCERFGQARGTILMRRFACCYAQGRPGAREFRTRISHVTTPDDFAGVVNDFFPQTQDAE; encoded by the coding sequence ATGGCCACGATCACCGAGAATGTTGCCAGCGAAACGGCCGAGCGTCGCCCTCGCGCGAAGCCGCTCGTGATCGGCAACGTGATCGTCGATCCGCCGGTGCTGCAGGCGCCGATGGCCGGCTTCACTAATTACGCGTATCGGCAGATCGTGCGCGAATTCGGCGGCGCCGGCCTGCAGGCGACCGAGATGGTTAGTGCTCGCGGCTTTCTGGCGAAGGATGAACGGGACGGCGAATTCCCCGATCGATTGTGGGGCGTGAAAGATGAAGCCCGCCCGCTGGCGGTGCAGATCTGGGACAACGACCCAGGCACGCTGGCCGCGGTCGGCGCGCGATTAGCGCACGAGTTCAAAGTCAGCGTTGTCGATATCAACTTCGGCTGCCCCGTGAAGCAAGTCACGGTCGCGGCGCAAAGCGGCAGTTACTTGTTGAAATGCCCCGACCGTGTCGGTGCGATCGTCGAGCGCGTTTCTCAGGCCTGCGCCCCCACGCCGGTTACGGCCAAGATCCGCTTGGGCTGCACGCGCGACAACATCAACGCCATCGACGTGGCACAAGTCATCGAAGGGGCCGGCGCCGCGGCGCTGACGGTGCATGGCCGCACGGCGCAAGATTTCTTCAAAGGTTCGGCCGACTGGGACCGGATTTCGTCAATCAAGCCTTACCTGAAACGCATTCCGCTGATCGGGAACGGCGATCTCGACTCGCCGCAGAAAGTCGTCGAAGCCTTGGCCCGTTACGACGTCGACGGCGTAATGATCGCGCGGGCTGCCCTATCGAAGCCGTGGTTGTTCCGCCAGGCACAGGCGGCATTACGAGGTGAACCGATTCCCGCTGACCCGACGCTGGCCGAAGAACGCACGCTACTCCTCTATCACTACAGGCTGGTATGCGAGCGATTCGGCCAGGCACGCGGCACGATCCTGATGCGGCGCTTTGCCTGTTGCTATGCCCAAGGTCGGCCCGGCGCGCGCGAGTTTCGCACTCGCATCTCGCACGTTACCACGCCTGACGACTTCGCGGGCGTGGTCAACGATTTCTTTCCGCAAACGCAAGACGCCGAATAG
- a CDS encoding DUF6174 domain-containing protein: protein MNSKTNGQSPNGQQPHPKPVRASAMVLGAACGIGIVLAIIVVTLVLKRGPSVPEITRADLDVAEQKWKANGPAGYDMDITIGGRQPGVVHIEVRAGTVTKMTRDGVTPSQSRTWEYWTVPEQFETIRQDFDSSETAGGFGAAPGSQTILKAEFDSHYGYPRRYQRFVLGTDLAVEWDVTHFAPVE from the coding sequence ATGAATTCCAAGACCAACGGCCAATCGCCGAACGGGCAGCAGCCGCACCCAAAGCCGGTGCGCGCCTCGGCCATGGTGCTTGGTGCGGCGTGCGGCATCGGCATAGTGCTGGCGATCATCGTCGTGACCCTCGTCCTCAAGCGCGGACCGTCCGTGCCTGAAATTACCCGTGCCGATCTGGACGTGGCCGAGCAGAAGTGGAAAGCCAACGGACCGGCCGGGTACGACATGGATATCACGATCGGCGGACGGCAGCCGGGCGTGGTACACATCGAGGTCCGCGCCGGCACGGTCACAAAAATGACGCGAGACGGGGTCACCCCCTCGCAATCGCGTACTTGGGAATATTGGACCGTGCCGGAACAGTTCGAAACAATCCGCCAGGATTTCGATTCCTCCGAAACCGCCGGAGGCTTTGGCGCGGCCCCCGGCTCGCAGACCATACTCAAGGCCGAGTTCGATTCGCACTACGGCTATCCGCGGCGCTATCAGCGCTTCGTATTGGGCACCGATCTGGCCGTCGAGTGGGACGTGACGCATTTCGCGCCCGTCGAGTGA
- a CDS encoding prolyl oligopeptidase family serine peptidase, with amino-acid sequence MKRLASSFGLFALAAILSVNVCLADDAPGAAAGLAAPPEKAASPYKQQQDVVYADIDGIGLLLDIFTPTGKSNGMAIVDVASGAWFSDRGKINDHKRAKMFDTFCERGYTVFAVRPGSRNRFTALEMLQNLKTGIRWVKAHAEEYKIDPNRLGLTGASAGGHLACLCAATADDGKPDDRDPLNRQSTRVKAVSVFFPPTDFTNWGTAKVGPDNLSMSSRMVGNLLYQGGITTQKNEEVFEQMKKISPAHHVTGQFPPFLVYHGDKDPLVPLQQSELLVAALKKEGVPAELIVKPGGGHPWPTIHEEVKEVADWFDKELVK; translated from the coding sequence GTGAAACGCCTCGCGTCGTCGTTTGGCCTGTTCGCGCTTGCCGCGATTCTGTCGGTCAATGTTTGCCTTGCGGATGACGCGCCCGGCGCCGCCGCGGGACTGGCAGCACCACCCGAGAAAGCCGCGTCACCCTACAAGCAGCAACAGGACGTCGTTTACGCAGACATCGACGGTATCGGCCTGCTATTGGATATCTTCACGCCAACTGGCAAGAGCAACGGCATGGCGATCGTCGACGTGGCCAGCGGCGCCTGGTTCTCGGACCGCGGCAAGATCAACGATCACAAGCGGGCCAAAATGTTCGACACCTTCTGCGAACGCGGCTACACGGTGTTCGCCGTGCGACCCGGATCGCGTAATCGGTTCACAGCGCTCGAGATGTTGCAGAACCTGAAGACCGGCATTCGCTGGGTCAAAGCGCACGCCGAGGAATACAAGATCGATCCGAATCGACTCGGCCTGACCGGCGCCTCGGCCGGTGGGCATCTGGCATGCCTGTGCGCGGCCACGGCCGATGATGGCAAGCCGGACGATCGCGATCCTTTGAATCGCCAAAGTACGCGAGTGAAGGCGGTTTCGGTATTCTTCCCTCCCACAGACTTCACGAACTGGGGGACCGCCAAGGTTGGGCCGGACAATCTTTCGATGTCGTCGCGCATGGTCGGCAATCTGCTGTATCAGGGGGGCATCACGACGCAGAAGAATGAAGAAGTCTTCGAGCAGATGAAGAAGATCTCGCCCGCGCATCATGTGACCGGCCAGTTTCCGCCGTTCTTGGTTTACCACGGCGACAAAGACCCGTTGGTCCCGCTGCAGCAAAGCGAGCTACTGGTCGCGGCGCTGAAAAAAGAAGGAGTGCCGGCCGAGCTGATTGTAAAACCAGGAGGCGGTCATCCCTGGCCAACGATCCACGAGGAAGTGAAGGAAGTTGCCGACTGGTTCGACAAAGAACTTGTGAAATAA
- a CDS encoding isocitrate/isopropylmalate dehydrogenase family protein produces MAHEVTLITGDGTGPELAAAAKKCVDATGVKINWDEQVAGVDIMEKMGTPLPDAVMESVRRTKCALKAPITTPVGTGFRSINVHLRQALGLFACIRPCKQYVGVRSFFTEVPVDLVIVRENTESLYAGIEFERGKPETAEAIKFINERAEKKIKSGLDETGLTIKSISVSATERIVRCAFEYARKNSRQRVTAVHKANILKFTDGLFLEVARNVAAEYTDIEFEDRIVDNMCMQLVQKPELYDVLVLPNLYGDILSDLAAGLVGGLGVAPGANIGPDGAVFEATHGSAPKYKGQNKVNPTALILSGMLMLRYLGEIEAGDRLEKAVADVIAEGKYVTYDLKPNRDDPTAVGTREMADAICRKLAE; encoded by the coding sequence ATGGCTCACGAAGTTACCCTCATCACCGGCGACGGTACCGGTCCGGAACTCGCCGCGGCCGCCAAGAAATGCGTCGATGCCACCGGCGTCAAAATCAACTGGGACGAGCAGGTCGCTGGCGTCGACATCATGGAGAAGATGGGCACGCCTTTGCCGGACGCCGTCATGGAGAGCGTCCGCCGCACGAAGTGCGCCTTGAAGGCCCCTATTACCACGCCCGTCGGCACCGGATTCCGCAGCATCAATGTCCATCTGCGGCAAGCGCTGGGCCTGTTCGCCTGCATCCGCCCCTGCAAGCAGTACGTCGGCGTGCGCAGCTTCTTCACCGAGGTGCCCGTCGACCTGGTGATTGTCCGCGAGAACACCGAGAGCCTGTACGCCGGCATCGAGTTCGAACGCGGCAAGCCCGAGACTGCCGAAGCGATCAAGTTCATCAACGAGCGAGCCGAGAAGAAAATCAAATCGGGCCTGGACGAGACCGGCCTGACGATCAAGTCGATCAGCGTTTCGGCCACCGAGCGGATTGTGCGCTGTGCCTTCGAGTACGCCCGGAAGAACAGCCGCCAGCGGGTCACGGCCGTTCACAAGGCGAACATCTTGAAGTTCACCGACGGGCTGTTTCTGGAAGTGGCCCGCAACGTGGCTGCTGAATATACGGACATCGAATTCGAAGACCGGATCGTCGACAACATGTGCATGCAGCTCGTGCAAAAGCCCGAGTTGTATGACGTGCTGGTGCTGCCGAACCTGTACGGTGACATCCTCAGCGATCTGGCCGCGGGGCTGGTCGGTGGTTTGGGTGTCGCGCCGGGTGCGAACATCGGCCCCGACGGAGCCGTCTTCGAAGCCACGCACGGCAGTGCTCCCAAGTACAAAGGGCAGAATAAGGTCAACCCGACGGCACTGATCCTCTCCGGCATGTTAATGCTGCGTTACCTGGGCGAGATCGAAGCCGGCGACCGCCTGGAAAAGGCCGTGGCTGACGTGATCGCCGAAGGGAAGTATGTCACCTACGACCTGAAGCCGAATCGCGATGATCCGACCGCCGTCGGCACCCGCGAGATGGCCGACGCGATCTGCCGCAAGTTGGCCGAATAG
- a CDS encoding SDR family NAD(P)-dependent oxidoreductase, with protein MTNWSGKVVIVTGGSSGLGRAIAAAFAERGANVVIAARGADALQRTAAELSQAGRAVTAIPTDVTRQVSVDALIAQTIARFGRIDVLVNNAGRSSRRAVLDTTPEDFAALVEINLLGLVRMTRAAAPHLLTAHGHVVNIGSLAGKSATRFMGAYPASKFAVSAYSQQLRLELEPQGLHVLLVCPGPIARDEPRAADSERAQEDTSGIPESARKPGAGAKVKLLQPEDLAARIVQACDARQPELVIPGKARILFAIAALSPRWGDWLVRRMTS; from the coding sequence ATGACGAATTGGTCCGGAAAAGTGGTGATCGTCACCGGTGGCTCAAGCGGACTGGGGCGCGCCATCGCTGCTGCGTTCGCCGAGCGTGGGGCCAATGTCGTGATCGCGGCGCGCGGCGCCGATGCATTGCAGCGCACCGCCGCGGAACTCAGCCAAGCGGGCCGTGCGGTGACTGCGATTCCGACCGACGTGACGCGGCAGGTATCGGTCGATGCGCTGATCGCGCAAACGATCGCCAGATTTGGCCGCATCGATGTGCTGGTGAACAACGCCGGACGATCGAGCCGGCGGGCTGTGCTCGACACCACGCCCGAGGATTTCGCCGCGCTCGTGGAAATCAATCTGCTGGGTCTGGTGCGCATGACGCGGGCCGCGGCGCCCCATCTGCTAACAGCCCACGGACACGTGGTGAATATCGGCTCGCTGGCTGGCAAGTCCGCGACCCGATTCATGGGGGCCTACCCGGCCAGCAAGTTCGCCGTCTCGGCCTATTCGCAGCAGTTGCGATTGGAGCTCGAGCCGCAGGGCTTGCATGTGTTATTGGTCTGCCCGGGCCCGATCGCGCGGGACGAACCGCGTGCGGCTGACAGTGAGCGCGCCCAAGAAGACACGAGCGGCATTCCCGAAAGCGCCCGCAAGCCAGGCGCGGGGGCGAAAGTAAAACTCCTTCAGCCAGAAGACCTGGCCGCACGCATCGTCCAAGCCTGCGACGCGCGACAACCAGAACTGGTCATCCCAGGCAAGGCGCGAATCCTCTTCGCCATCGCCGCCCTCTCACCGCGCTGGGGCGATTGGCTGGTGCGACGGATGACGAGTTAG
- the lpxK gene encoding tetraacyldisaccharide 4'-kinase, with protein MLSAAEFRALVSGQRRDARAHLWRAVLRMVEIPYTLAVRWRNYGYDRQIGVEHASVPVISVGNLTLGGTGKTPLVAWIARWLRARDIRVTLISRGYGAEQGARNDEALELEQKLPDVPHLQNPDRVTAAHTAVDEFECQVILLDDGFQHRRLARDLDIVLLDALEPFGFDHVFPRGMLREPVSSLARADIVALSRADMVSPQQRAELRAIAARYNSQAAWLEMRHAPERLLSGSGQTAPFSAFVGQSVAAFCGIGNPAGFRHTLAQCGFGVSELREFRDHHAYTQEDVASLGQWAREQHASALICTHKDLVKLGVDQIAGVPLWAVEIGVEILTGLPALEERLQAIAAKATG; from the coding sequence TTGCTTAGCGCTGCTGAATTTCGTGCTCTGGTCAGCGGACAGCGGCGCGACGCGCGAGCGCATCTATGGCGTGCCGTGCTGCGCATGGTCGAGATTCCGTACACGCTGGCCGTCCGCTGGCGCAACTACGGCTATGATCGGCAAATTGGCGTCGAGCATGCCAGCGTGCCGGTGATCAGCGTCGGTAATTTGACGCTTGGCGGGACGGGCAAGACGCCGCTCGTGGCCTGGATCGCTCGTTGGCTGCGTGCTCGCGACATCCGTGTAACGCTCATCAGTCGCGGCTACGGCGCCGAGCAAGGAGCGCGCAATGACGAGGCGCTCGAACTCGAGCAAAAGTTGCCCGACGTTCCGCATCTGCAAAATCCCGACCGCGTCACGGCCGCGCACACGGCCGTCGACGAGTTCGAATGCCAGGTGATTCTGCTCGATGACGGCTTTCAGCATCGCCGGCTGGCACGCGATCTGGATATCGTGCTCTTGGACGCGCTCGAGCCGTTTGGCTTCGACCACGTGTTTCCACGCGGCATGCTGCGCGAACCGGTTTCCTCGCTCGCCCGGGCCGATATTGTGGCGCTGTCGCGCGCTGATATGGTTTCGCCCCAGCAGCGCGCTGAGTTGCGCGCCATTGCCGCGCGCTATAACTCGCAGGCGGCATGGCTCGAGATGCGGCACGCACCTGAGCGATTACTTTCGGGAAGCGGGCAAACGGCTCCCTTTTCGGCCTTTGTCGGACAGAGTGTCGCGGCATTCTGCGGTATCGGCAATCCGGCCGGTTTCCGGCACACGCTCGCGCAGTGCGGCTTCGGGGTGAGCGAACTGCGTGAGTTCCGCGATCATCACGCCTATACGCAGGAGGATGTCGCATCGTTAGGGCAATGGGCCCGCGAGCAGCATGCCTCGGCACTGATTTGCACGCACAAGGACCTGGTCAAGCTGGGGGTCGACCAGATCGCGGGCGTACCGCTGTGGGCTGTGGAAATCGGCGTTGAAATTCTCACCGGTCTGCCGGCGCTCGAAGAACGCCTGCAAGCGATCGCGGCGAAAGCCACGGGCTGA
- a CDS encoding dihydrodipicolinate synthase family protein — protein sequence MKRPPVKLIAAPYTPFTRNGELNLGVIDEQADLFANNELAGAFVCGTTGESMSMTLAERRTVTERWIKAAAGRFAVVVHVGHTCQRDCIELAEHAAEHGAAATAAMGPCFAKPADADMLTDFCAPIAAAAPDLPFYYYHIPGMTGVSLPMANFMKVAGRQIPNLVGLKYSHDDLVDLAACVALDDGRFEVLFGKDEILLAALALGVRGAVGSTYNFMTPLYQRVIHAFDAEDMVLARREQMRAVELVRALLRFGSSFMAAGKAVMNRLGIDCGPVRSPLRPLSAEQASQLDEQLTRLGFDDYCSKTTSRPLRSAGRTTRAISAN from the coding sequence ATGAAGCGTCCACCCGTCAAGTTGATTGCCGCTCCGTACACTCCCTTCACGCGAAATGGTGAGCTCAATCTGGGCGTCATCGACGAGCAGGCCGACCTGTTCGCCAATAACGAATTGGCAGGCGCCTTTGTCTGTGGGACCACCGGCGAGAGCATGTCGATGACGCTCGCCGAGCGCCGCACGGTTACCGAGCGCTGGATCAAAGCCGCCGCTGGCCGCTTTGCCGTGGTGGTTCACGTCGGGCATACCTGCCAGCGTGATTGCATCGAGTTGGCCGAGCACGCGGCCGAGCATGGCGCCGCGGCGACCGCGGCGATGGGCCCTTGCTTTGCCAAGCCGGCCGATGCAGACATGCTGACGGACTTTTGCGCTCCGATCGCGGCTGCCGCCCCCGATCTGCCGTTTTACTACTACCACATTCCGGGCATGACGGGCGTCAGCCTGCCGATGGCAAACTTTATGAAGGTCGCCGGCCGGCAAATTCCCAATCTCGTCGGATTGAAATACAGCCACGATGACCTGGTCGATCTCGCGGCCTGCGTCGCCTTGGATGATGGCCGCTTTGAAGTGCTGTTCGGCAAGGACGAAATCCTGCTGGCGGCCCTGGCGCTAGGTGTCCGGGGCGCTGTCGGTAGCACCTATAACTTCATGACGCCCCTGTATCAGCGGGTGATTCATGCCTTCGACGCGGAAGACATGGTCCTGGCCCGCCGCGAGCAAATGCGTGCCGTAGAATTGGTCCGGGCGCTGTTGCGTTTCGGCTCGTCGTTCATGGCTGCCGGCAAGGCCGTAATGAACCGGCTGGGGATTGATTGCGGGCCGGTTCGCTCGCCGCTACGCCCCTTGAGCGCGGAACAGGCAAGCCAACTCGACGAGCAACTCACGCGATTGGGCTTCGACGATTACTGCTCGAAAACCACTTCGCGTCCCTTACGATCAGCGGGCCGGACGACGCGTGCGATCAGCGCCAACTAG